The Populus alba chromosome 6, ASM523922v2, whole genome shotgun sequence genomic interval tataattttatttgtgtataaaaaaaatatattataataataacaatcttgagttttttattcCTGATATTGCTATATCTTTGATACAGAATTTTAAGGataatacaagacaatcaaatttgaatttgacCTTATATTAAGCAGCTTTATAAATAAGCATAATTTTTAATCCTATCGGTACTTACAACATTACCTGCTAAAATGTAGTTGTGTGGTAAAGTGGTGTCCTCATTGCACCATATGGATCAAACTTTTTCTCAAAGTTCATCAATTTTGTCGAAATACTAAGTTTCTTAATCTCAATTTCTGCAAAAAGAAGCATACTTTTCATTATACCCGTAAAttcaaataacaataacaataacaataacaaaaaaaggcTTACCATTTAAACACTCTGCTACACCACCACCCAAAGCTGGATTCCTAACATGAATATCTCAATCTTTCAAGCAATTGACTTCGAAATTCTTTGATAACATCAAATTCTTTCCcttcaaattattttcctttttaaaccAAATACTTGCAGGCAAAAACCCACATGAAAAACCCTGCAAAAGCACCcacagaagaaaaggaaattcaGAATTGCTAACccattgaattttaaaacaaacccacaaaaaaaataaaaagaataataagaagaagagggTATATGTTACGTAAAAGGAAGTTGCAATGTTGGCTCAATCACAGCACCAGTCAACAAGCATTTAACTTGCGATCAATAGTGATGGGCCTGTGGATTTgtcaaagaatatattttttttttcatatatacatATGGACCATCTTTGAGAAGCAAGACACTCGACCTATTTACCAAAGGGCTTATTAAAGGACTAATAGCGATGGACCTGTGGATTTGTCAGAAAGCAGCGGGgccctttttttttgtgagcTCAGGTGGGCCTATCactttctcaaaaaaataataatttatatagcaAAAGAGGGCGGTGTTGTTATCGTTTTGCAGCGAACTCTCAAATCTCTCTAATGGCATCATCTCGCTTCCAGATTCAACCTGACGAGTCAGTCCTCTTACGAGTCACTCACTCCAATATCAAGTCTTTCTCTGCTGAAATTCGCTTCTCACTTCAGGTACAAAACCCACAAACACTTTTAGCTGAATCACAAGTTTCATTCACTGAAACTTGGataaatttgtattatttttagtcTTCAGTGGAAGCTGTTAAAGATAAGCTATGGAGAAAATGTGGGACTTCAGTGAATTCAATGCAACTTGAGCTTTATGATGATGCAAACTCAAAAATCTCTAATTTAACTGATGATTCTAGACCTCTTGGTTTCTACTCTCCTTTTGATgggttagtgtttttttttttaaaaatgggtTTGATTGTTGGAAATGTAGGTTTTTTGGGTTTCTCGAATTGAGTGATTAATGggtttttatttgttgggttAAAAGGTATCGGTTGCATATAATAGATCTGGATCCTTCATCAGTAACAGCTGGTGGGTGGCTGGAAGATATTTCATCGGTGGAGAAATATTCAATTTCTGAAGAAGCTTATGATAAACGTGATGGTAagcaattggattttatttgttcGGATTAATTTCttagtaattattttatgaatgtaaaagggtttttttttttttttgagtaaatGTTGTTCTTGCAGACCACATTTCGGGTTTTACTGGTTAAggaatttatttcttcttttgcgCTTTTCAGGCActtttagaaaatttaaagaaaaaatggcAGCCCAAAATCCATCAGCTTTTGCGCCTAAGGTAATCTTCAGTGATTTGAGGTTCTTTACCCCTTgtttgttctttaatttttttatttatttattttggcaaTAATATGAGTGGAAAATTTTAAGGAGGAGGAACAACCCAAGTGAGAGTAATTAATTATTCAGTAATTTCGGTGTGCGTATACCCTTTCTCACGTTCACTTGGAGTCCATTTGTGGTAATTATGAGTTCAAGTGAGAAAGCACCATGCCATGTGAGGTGAAAATCTGCATCTAGTAAGGTGCTCTATTTTCAAATTTGTGCCTGAAAATTTGAATGTGCtattttattcatgatttttgCTTCGATAATGTAGTGTGGAAGTGTATATAAAATGGCCTCTTTCAGTGTGTTTGTTTATCTTGATTCAAAAAGTGATATTTTTTGTCAGCATTCTATGAGCTAGTGAGGGGAAATTTAGTTTTCTCTCATTTGTGTTTCATTCACAGATAACAGATGACTACATGGAAGAGCTTTGTGCAAATATCAAGGTCAGTTATTCCCTTCCcaattgttttctttgttttggtgGTTTCAGAGATGGTTGAGACTTTGGGTTAAATCTTGTATCCACTTTTAGGTACACGGCGTGAATGGATTCTTAACTTTATTTCTCAATTGCATTTTGAGTTTTTCCTTGCAGCATATCTGTTGACCATTTTTGTCCTATCCACTTCCTTATTcaacaattcttttttatatatattttccaattCTCCAAATGATTAGGTGGGTGATAGATGTGAAATTGATCCAGGGGAGAAAAGAGGGGTTGTCAAATATGTTGGTCGAGCAGAATCTCTCGCACCAGGTTTTTGGGTAGGAGTTCAGTTTGATGAACCATTCGGAAAACATGATGGCATGTATGTAtactaatctctctctctctctctctctctctgttattAATAGGAACTTCGAAGTGTGGTGCAGGAAAACAGGATAAATGTGCTGACATACTCTGTTTCAGAATATCAATGATGTTGTGTAGGAGTAGATAGGCAGTcttaaatgttattttgattcaatGTTGGAATTTCTTGCAAAAGTCAGTATTACCAGATTCTGGTGGTAAATGGTGTCTGAATTGACTGTACATGAGTATGTTGGGCATTTCACCAATTCCTTTTTACATATGCAGTTGGCCTGCCCTTCACAGAATTACTGTTCTTTGATTAGTCTGTTGGACTGAAAATTTGAATCACCCAGCCTTGGGTATGTGTAGGTATATGTATAGTTCATGAACCAAAACCTCTTGAGTGATTTTGACCGAGTTAGCTGTCCTCATTTTTGGTATCCTGGTTTACATTGTTGGTGTTGTACTATGCTAATAGGCATTTAAAATCTTTCTCACAGATCATTCTGTGCTGCGtccaattatttatttctttcttgatcattttcAGGGTAAAAGGAGTGCGCTACTTTGACTCTCCTCCACTTCATGGTGCTATGATTAGGCCAGACAAAGTAAAGGTTTGTATAGAACTATGTTCTCATGATGCTTCTGTGCCGGGTCTGTCCATCACTGATGATCCAATGAAAGCACACATCATACTGCTGTTTGAGACTTGGAGTGGATATAATTTCATGCATATGAAATCTAGATCATTCTAATGTTAAATGTCTGATATCAAACTGCTCATTTTGCTCGTGGATTTGATGAACAGAGCCTTCTCTATATGATTTCAGGTTGGTGACTATCCAGAAAGAGATCCTTTCGAAGAGGAAGAAATATAACCCCTTCGGAGAAGCGAGAATTATCCCTCGAACTTTTATCTTCAACGTAATcgatttgtttttggttttaagaTTGAAGAATGTAAACACATACAGTTATTCAGGTAACTCTGAGAGCTTGATTGTACAACAAAGGGCAGGTTACCATGCTTCCTCGGTTGGTAGGAAGTGAAGATATCTTGTATCTGATGGAGAATAGATCAATTTCTGAAATAGTTTGACCTGTTTTTTTGCCAGTCTGATAACCTGCAAAGTGCCCGACATTGCTGCAAAGTGACATCGTTTTTGTTATCATACTTGAATGCAATCAGAGTCTTGCCAGTTGCCAAAGCTTATCTTTGCTCTTCGCAAACTACCCCTTAGTTTTACCTAATTCCCTAGTCAGGGACATTAATGCATTTTAACACCACGTTGACACACGAAGATAATAGTATAATGTTGATTTATCTCACTGAACGAGCTTCTTAATCGTAGCTTATACAGAGATGTGGTATCATGCATGGTTATCAGACCTTACAAAGCTTGGGGTATTGAGCTGTCATATAATTTCGagtaaacaatatt includes:
- the LOC118053052 gene encoding tubulin-folding cofactor B, whose translation is MASSRFQIQPDESVLLRVTHSNIKSFSAEIRFSLQSSVEAVKDKLWRKCGTSVNSMQLELYDDANSKISNLTDDSRPLGFYSPFDGYRLHIIDLDPSSVTAGGWLEDISSVEKYSISEEAYDKRDGTFRKFKEKMAAQNPSAFAPKITDDYMEELCANIKVGDRCEIDPGEKRGVVKYVGRAESLAPGFWVGVQFDEPFGKHDGMVKGVRYFDSPPLHGAMIRPDKVKVGDYPERDPFEEEEI